A single window of Nicotiana sylvestris chromosome 3, ASM39365v2, whole genome shotgun sequence DNA harbors:
- the LOC104219817 gene encoding BAG family molecular chaperone regulator 2, translating into MMRMKTKTTAVPPMMNGASAVGRDRATENEWEVRPGGMLVQKRNPDSENRPPPPTIRVRVKYGSIYHEINISAQATFGELKKMLTGPTGLHHQDQKLLYKDKERDNNAFLDMSGIKDKSKIVLVEDPISQEKRYLEMRKNAKMEKAAKTISDISFEVDRLAGQVSAFETVISKGAKVAEKDLVNVIELLMNQLLKLDGITAEGDVKLQRKMQVKRVQKYVETLDLLKIKNSAPTSNGNHIPKQETSPSQQHHHHQRRYSNEQASSPVQNKNVRHSFAHSPAQTKQQQQQQPSRHSASGSVVITTQWETFDPAPASLLDHYSATPTNNNHAASTQPHNWDLL; encoded by the exons aTGATGCGTATGAAGACCAAAACCACCGCTGTGCCTCCGATGATGAACGGAGCTTCAGCCGTCGGCAGAGACCGTGCCACCGAGAACGAGTGGGAGGTCCGACCCGGTGGAATGCTGGTCCAGAAGCGTAACCCGGATTCTGAAAACCGTCCTCCTCCTCCCACTATTCGGGTTCGGGTCAAGTATGGTTCCATTTACCACGAAATCAATATCAGTGCTCAAGCAACCTTCG GGGAATTGAAGAAGATGTTAACGGGGCCAACAGGGCTGCACCACCAAGATCAAAAGTTATTGTACAAAGACAAAGAAAGGGACAACAATGCGTTCCTTGATATGTCTGGTATTAAGGACAAGTCCAAAATTGTGCTAGTTGAAGACCCAATTAGCCAAGAGAAACGGTACCTTGAGATGAGAAAGAATGCCAAGATGGAGAAGGCTGCTAAAACTATATCAGACATCAGTTTTGAAGTCGATAGGCTTGCTGGACAG GTATCTGCATTCGAAACTGTAATTTCCAAAGGTGCAAAAGTTGCAGAAAAGGATTTGGTTAATGTGATAGAACTATTGATGAATCAACTGCTTAAATTGGATGGTATTACAGCTGAAGGTGATGTTAAACTGCAGAGAAAAATGCAG GTGAAAAGAGTGCAAAAATATGTTGAAACACTAGATTTATTGAAGATAAAAAATTCAGCGCCAACAAGCAATGGGAATCACATTCCAAAACAGGAAACCTCCCCATCTCAACAGCATCATCATCACCAACGCAGGTATTCCAATGAGCAAGCATCATCGCCAGTTCAAAACAAGAATGTCAGGCATTCGTTCGCGCATTCTCCTGCACAAACaaaacagcagcagcagcagcagccatCAAGGCACTCTGCCTCGGGTTCTGTTGTCATAACTACACAATGGGAAACATTTGACCCTGCGCCAGCATCGTTGCTGGATCATTATTCAGCCACACCAACCAATAATAATCATGCTGCTTCTACCCAACCTCACAATTGGGATTTGCTTTGA